The following coding sequences lie in one Lolium perenne isolate Kyuss_39 chromosome 2, Kyuss_2.0, whole genome shotgun sequence genomic window:
- the LOC127330349 gene encoding F-box/kelch-repeat protein At1g67480-like has translation MPALVAAREPHVQAQACHRATMLLKFPSRQRLSLLPMAEKETNPHNVLIPGLPEDMAKICIALVHRSYFPAMGAVSRRWMSFIGSREFSAVRKEVRKIEELVYVLAADAGEKGPRWEVLGEQKNRAIPPMPGLAKAGSGVVVVYGKMYVMAGYVAVYGKDYVSDEVYQYDARLNRWGALAKLNFARRDFACAEVNGIIYVAGGFGSGCNSLSSVEAYDPQQNRWTLIENLRRPRSGCFAFGLNNKLYIMGGRSSFTIGNSRSIDVYDPRRRSWEEIKRGCVMVTSHAVIGKSLFCIEWRDQRSLSVFSPSDSSWMKISVPLTGSSSSRFCLGASGGKLLLFSREEDERQSMTYDPAAAPGSEWETSELKPSGLCLCSVTIEI, from the exons ATGCCCGCCCTTGTCGCAGCAAGGGAACCACATGTTCAAGCACAAGCATGCCACCGTGCTACAATGCTACTGAAATTTCCGTCCAGGCAAAGACTTTCTCTACTTCCGATGGCTGAAAAAGAAACCAATCCACATAACGTTCTAATACCCGGTTTGCCAGAAGACATGGCGAAGATATGCATCGCGCTCGTCCATCGGAGCTACTTCCCTGCCATGGGTGCAGTTTCCAGGAGGTGGATGTCATTCATCGGCAGCAGAGAGTTTAGTGCTGTCAGGAAGGAGGTTAGGAAGATTGAGGAGTTGGTTTATGTCCTTGCTGCTGATGCTGGAGAAAAGGGGCCTCGATGGGAGGTCTTGGGGGAGCAAAAGAACAGGGCAATTCCTCCTATGCCTGGACTGGCTAAGGCTGGGTCTGGTGTCGTGGTTGTCTACGGGAAGATGTATGTCATGGCTGGCTATGTTGCTGTCTATGGAAAGGACTATGTTTCTGATGAGGTTTACCAGTATGATGCCCGGCTCAACAG GTGGGGTGCACTTGCCAAGTTGAATTTTGCACGCCGTGACTTCGCCTGCGCAGAGGTCAACGGCATAATATATGTTGCCGGTGGATTCGGCTCTGGCTGCAACAGTTTGTCCAGCGTCGAGGCATATGATCCCCAACAGAATAGATGGACACTAATCGAAAACCTTCGCAGGCCGAGGTCAGGATGCTTCGCCTTCGGATTGAACAACAAGTTGTACATAATGGGTGGCCGCTCAAGCTTCACAATTGGCAACTCCCGTTCCATCGACGTGTACGATCCCAGGCGCCGAAGTTGGGAGGAGATCAAGAGAGGATGTGTAATGGTCACCTCTCATGCAGTTATTGGCAAGAGCTTGTTCTGCATTGAGTGGAGGGACCAGCGCTCACTCTCGGTGTTCAGCCCTTCAGACAGTTCTTGGATGAAGATTTCAGTGCCACTAACGGGTAGTTCAAGCAGCCGTTTTTGCCTGGGGGCGAGTGGTGGAAAGCTGTTGTTGTTCTCGCGGGAGGAAGATGAGCGTCAGTCTATGACATACGATCCAGCTGCGGCGCCAGGTTCTGAATGGGAGACATCAGAGCTGAAGCCGTCGGGGTTGTGCCTGTGCAGTGTGACCATTGAAATTTGA